Part of the Coccinella septempunctata chromosome 3, icCocSept1.1, whole genome shotgun sequence genome is shown below.
CAAGGTGTACCCCAGTCCCGGCGCGGCCCGTAGCGTTTGGGCCTTGCCGCAGACTTCCTGTAACATGGTAGCCGACACTGACCATCCTGCCGCCACTGAAACCCATGACAGGGACGGACTTGAGGCCGATATCACGGAGCAGACCCATAGGACCATTTTTGATGTCGTCAAATCCGGGTGAGTACCCATTTTCCTTCCTTCTGTCATTGTCAACCAATGTCAAATGTGGgttatatgtacagggtgtcagCCAGAAACCCTATACCATTTATGCCAAAATCTATAGGTGCtaccgaaaaaattttcaagtaaAATTTGTTCTGCATAAATCAGTCTTCAATAATTCTCTAATACAATACGACACACTCATTTGTGTACTGAATGGCAATACAAAGTTGccattttttaaatggaacaccctatatttcatTCGACATTTGAATAGAGCTTAGGAAGACTTGTACAAATCTTTTAACAAAAgagtcttgaggtcaaaaaaaaacacttttttcctatacaattttttccgattcatccctgataaaaatatagagcaattcaaaattttcataatgagctgtgtaaTCACTGAAAACagtattattttcagaataactagctaaatctgtgacactacacagctGGATCTtttacagagttgtattcagccagtgtaccaaatttttcaaattcgtcagatactttttaatttttgaacatcaaattactcgaaaacggcgcattatacaagaaaatatgaagaatacttttatttcacaaaacgttcaaatattcattagaaagcttccaatttagtttcaagagttaggttctttgaattcttggtatttttatggtacgtaatggtcataatgagaaaactggaagacgtgggtgatatcttgtgctcgaaaaagattaatcgaataaatgagaaactatattgcgaaattcatttcattcgataaaatagtttgtgagatagaactgaaaataacataaatttttttttatggttttccaacagcctgtatcttttaaactgagccgattcagaaaaaaatggtaaaggaaaaacgtgtttattttgtcCGCAAgtatctactgtttaaatattcgtaagagtcaaagactcaccctgtttatAATTTTATGGTTTTCAAATTGCCTGTTATACTGTAAGAAGGTTATTTTTCTAGCCATCAAATTGCAGTTTTTGCcaaaaaaataaggaattctTTTAGTTCTTTTATAAACAAATCATTTCTGAAAGCTCTGAAGCAGCGTTGCCACATTTTGTGCAGGATccaattcaaaataataatcattACAGGGAGATTTCGGAAATCGAGGAATTGATAGAGAAATCTGGCACTCAAGTGCTTCGATTCAGGGACGAATGGGGATACACGCCCGCCCATTGGGCAGCCCTGGACGGAAATGTAGAAATTATGAGGTTGATTGTGGATCGTGGAGCCCCCTTCGATCTTCCATGCCTTGGTATACAAGGGCCGAGGCCGATACATTGGGCTTGTCGAAAGGGACATACAGCCGTGGTCCAGGTTTTGCTGCAGGCTGGAGTTGCGGTGAATGCCGCAGATTTCAAAGGTATGTATGATCAATATTGTCCCTAAGGACCCTAAGTACGCCCCTGTCTACCCAAGAATCATTCTCAAATCGCCAATAAGAATGGTAGCCAATATAAACTACGACCAGGTTGATAACTAGTTAGTGAAATACTTAGTTGTTGTCTTTTTTAGGTTTGACACCCTTGATGACTGCATGCATGTTCGGCAGAACAGCCACAGCCGCCTATTTGTTGGGTATGGGAGCCCTGAACCATTTGGTGGACATAAACGGCGACACAGCAATGCACTGGGCCGCGTACAAGGGTCACGCTGATCTCATTAGACTTCTCATGTACTCTGGGGCCAATCTACAGAACTCCGATCATTTTGGGTCTACCCCCCTTCATCTGGCTTGTCTATCCGGAAACGTGACTTGTGTGAAAGTCATAGCTGAGAAGGTGATCATCTCTGGCTATTGGTGGTTTAATATCTCTCTATATCTAGCTTGTTTTCAGAGTAACATCGATTTGGAACCCCTggataaaaatgataaaacgcCACTCATGTTGGCTCAAAGCCATCGGCATTTCGATATAGTGCAGGTTTTGCAGTCTGAAATAAAGAAGCGGAAGACTTGGTTTCCCCCAATCAGTGAAGTCTGGGGTCTGTTGTTTGGCAAGGGTGGCCATTCCAAGGCACCACTTTGCTTCTTCTTGTGTTCCGTGTTGTTGTGGGGTTATCCGATGTATGTCATCAGGGTAAGTTTTGAATGAGAGCATATAACTCTGTTGTTCTGGCGAAGGTTGAGAGAGGGTGGCTCTGTATACAGTTTATCTTGTCGTTCCAGTGCATCCCTATCACCTGGAACATCTTACGAGCATCGCACTACTGCTTCATCTATTGGAACATCGTGATGTGGGTTTGCTGGATAGTGGCTAACAGGAAAAATCCCGGATACCTTCCCATGAACACCGATTCGTACCACAGGGCGATAAAGCAGATACCCTACCACGACAAATGGAAAAAGAGGAACACCATGATCAACCGCCTCTGCCATACCTGCAAATGCCTACGACCCCTAAGGGCCAAACACTGTAGGATATGCAATAGGTGTGTTTCCTACTTTGATCATCACTGCCCCTTCATCTACAATTGCGTGGGATTGAGAAACAGGACGTGGTTCTTCCTGTTTGTGATGAGTGTCGCCATCAATTGCTCGTTTTCTATTTATTTCGCGACGTACTGTATAGCTATCGAAGGATTTGGGGTGATGTATATACTTGGATTGGTGGAAGCCTTCGTTTTCAGTGGGCTAGGTTGGATACTCACCTGCACATCGGTAAGTTTATATTTTTAATATAAATTTCTGATTAATTATATATTCTCTGATTAAGACGTCATTTTACTACAGTGAAAATTACTTTGCTTTAGTTGAAAGTCCTTTCCCTCCACATAGCATTGGTTTTAAATTCGTCTTATTGATGACTGGCAGCTAAGCGTCATTAACTAAAGGAGATTTTTCTTTTCTGTTGCATATCTCGGATGGCTTATTTATAGTAGCTCTTTATGTTGGAATTATTTATGTTTTCGAGAACCCAGTAGCTTCTATTATTACTATAGCGTTATGCCGTGGAAGCCTtaagttattaaaaaaattgcGTGATTTTCAATTGATCTGGACATTTATTACAGGTCCTACACGCCTGCATGAACCTCACCACAAACGAAATGTTCAATTACAAAAGGTATCCTTATTTACGAGATAGAAGGGGTAGATATTATAACCCATTTTCAAGAGGTCCTATTTTCAACCTCATCGAGTTCTTCTTCTGCACTCCCGAGGAATACGAGGACGATTACAATTACGAGTATATCTGATATACGAGCAAGAAAATTATGGCTAGAAAGGGATGAATACTCTGGAGaatgataatattttttcacttGTAAATTCGGCATTTAACTGTATTTAAAATTCGGAGTTTCTGATGGAAGTTTAAGCCTTCGAAGAGTTGCATGAGGCAATCACTGTTTCTTATGGTTAACTGTTGTAGGGGCACTAcgaagtttgaaaaaaaaaactgcattGCCACAAATAACATTATTTTTAATGGGTAAtctaacgaaaaattttttttcaataaaattaatGGGTCACAGCTTACCGAATCTTCTACTATTGTAGAAGATTTTGGAGATCGCTATTTCTGCTGCGAATGGGGTTCCAAGCTACATATTACCATTTTCAGTTGTCACAAATTTGGACTATAGGTTTGTAGCCCTTTCGAACAATTTCATTATTGTTATTGCTTCAACTGACAAAGTGAATCACCAGGAAAGCTCAAATATACAaacatttcaataattttaagaTGGAGATGTGTTGTCTCAAAAAAGTGTCTtacatttttatatatttaattgACATCTGTGTTGCGAATGCCTGTTATTCAAATTAACCAAATCGACCTACACAATAAACAGGTTGTTCAGTAAAATTTTGACTGTACTTAACTGATTTTATCCAGATAAtcattattttcgaaatttctgaaatttttctgaaatcagAGTTGAACCTAagttatatcaatttttacGTATACAACTCTGATGTTTTAACCGTGAAAACAGTTGTCAGAATTTGTAAAGGTTTCTGGGATCTGGGAAAGAGTCAGACTTTTACTAAGGTGATATTATTCAGTACTTAATGGTCATTAAATGGTTTTACATCAGTTAGAACAAGGTTTACTGGAGAGCCTGTTTTTCTGTTGAATTCCACTACAGGTACCTACAAAATAGAAACGGGGATGATCAGTTTACGCTTTCAAATAAAGACATGTTAATGAAAGAAAATAGTTTTATTAATCTTACCTTTAGTAAAATTCTatctaatttttcgaaaaattaatttaattattTCAGCATTATTCTCAAGGCCCGTGAGagttttttttggaaatattgaaCAGTTATTTCAATCAAATACTACTAAAGTTATATAAACCTTTTATTTTTCACTAGATATAAACAAGATTTTTTGGCAAAAGTCATGGAATTCTCCATCAATTTTTCTTGGCGATTACTGCTACAGAAGGAAATGGAATTTTAGGTTTCTGGCCGTAAATTATCTGTTCAGTCCGAACAATTCTGTCGAATTCTTCTTTGTACATCTGTTGGTCAATCTGTGGAATCCTGCTTCTGATGTGGTCCTGGGATTCGAAAGTTTCTACGAAAAAAAATACTCTTTGAATTTGATGTAGCTATCAAAATCTCACGATTAATTTATTGATTGGCTCAAAATAATCCAATACCAAGTCTTTATCAACTTACCCAACATAACATCTTCAGGATCTTGAAAAGCGAAATCTTCATACTCTGCAATTTTCAGCTTCTCTAAGCCTGCGGCTTTGAGGTGGTCACTAAGAGTACCAATAGGGTCTTCGTATTCGATAAGGCTCTTCCAATTTTTATAATCGCTAGTGTACGGCGCCCACTTGTCTATTTTACTCAAACTTCTGTAAATTTCTGGTATGTGGCTTCTTATGCTCCACGCGAAGAAAGTTTCCCCCTCTGGTTTTAGAAGttcattgcaatttttgaaggtCTTTCTGGAACAGACAATGATCGataacaacaccctgtatatatggatCATAAAAATGCTCACCGTAAATCAGGAACATATCCGAAACAGAATGAGGAAAATGCAAAATCAAAGCGGCCTGTCAAATCGGCAGGCATTTTCTCAGCTGAAATATCCAATATCCTGCTGGTTATCCTGGAATCTTTCGGTACagaatcgaaatattcgatCATTGTTTCCGCTCTGTCAGTTCCGATTATCTCCTTGTAGTGTTTGGGTAGTTGATTCTCGATCTGAAGAAGCATAGTACCAGGTCCAGTACCTATGTCGATCATGCTGAAGTTGTTTTTCTTCGTGAATTTGAAGAGATCAGCATGTTCCCGAAATATTTTGGGGACGAATTCCAGCAGGAAAACCACcttttggaatttttcaggAGATACACCCATTTAAAAGGTTCCTGAAATTGAATAGCTACCATAATATACTGGACGTTTTTGATAACCATGACACACCCTGATAAATCAGCTATTTTATTGAAGTAAACTATTGCTCAATGATTTCTCAATCTTCAAGAAGTATTATAGAAAATAGAAAACCAaactgttgatgattcaatagagaattgcactccggagagtacttcgaagtcaactcgaaaatgaaaagtggaaaaaaaataaaaatattttctcctaaactgggccagatatttgaaattttggtatgaaaatatagttttacgaacacgctgaatttattgcgagcagtttcgaaagcctatcacCCTTGTTTGAGACTTTCATctaggaaatggcatttttttaaaattgcgaatttcacttgagaagtCGTCAAAACCGAACAGTTATGCCGAGAtgcatgaaattctcagatttgttactagaagagttgctctttcagaatgtgtatcacatttagatctacgataatttttctggaagataatcgactggaaagatgaccttcgaaaaattcccaaaaagttaggttcagttaaaacttcctcaagatcgaacggttgcgtcgtggtggatgaaatgtcgagatttatcactagagaggttgctctttcagagtatgtgTCACATTTAAATCTACTAAGATTTTTTTGCTATCTGCTAGATAcctaactcgaaagttgaaaaaaggaaaaattaaaaatttgatttatATCTgaaaccattgagtattaaagttCAATACTCAATGATTTGACTACGGACACTGAATATTAATTaaataatactcaatgctaCGGCGAAAGTGATAAGCCATCTATTTGTGCTGCAAGCACATTGCATTTGAAAATGGTATGTTAGGTCTTTAAacagtttgaaatttttcagcttGCGTCAAGAAAATAAGTTGAATTAATAAACACATGAATTATACCACTGTTGTGatcattgaaaataaatttttatgacaGTTTGATCAGAACTGCTTTCGATTATTTTC
Proteins encoded:
- the LOC123310116 gene encoding probable protein S-acyltransferase 23 isoform X2; its protein translation is MVADTDHPAATETHDRDGLEADITEQTHRTIFDVVKSGEISEIEELIEKSGTQVLRFRDEWGYTPAHWAALDGNVEIMRLIVDRGAPFDLPCLGIQGPRPIHWACRKGHTAVVQVLLQAGVAVNAADFKGLTPLMTACMFGRTATAAYLLGMGALNHLVDINGDTAMHWAAYKGHADLIRLLMYSGANLQNSDHFGSTPLHLACLSGNVTCVKVIAEKSNIDLEPLDKNDKTPLMLAQSHRHFDIVQVLQSEIKKRKTWFPPISEVWGLLFGKGGHSKAPLCFFLCSVLLWGYPMYVIRCIPITWNILRASHYCFIYWNIVMWVCWIVANRKNPGYLPMNTDSYHRAIKQIPYHDKWKKRNTMINRLCHTCKCLRPLRAKHCRICNRCVSYFDHHCPFIYNCVGLRNRTWFFLFVMSVAINCSFSIYFATYCIAIEGFGVMYILGLVEAFVFSGLGWILTCTSVLHACMNLTTNEMFNYKRYPYLRDRRGRYYNPFSRGPIFNLIEFFFCTPEEYEDDYNYEYI
- the LOC123310116 gene encoding probable protein S-acyltransferase 23 isoform X1; translation: MVADTDHPAATETHDRDGLEADITEQTHRTIFDVVKSGEISEIEELIEKSGTQVLRFRDEWGYTPAHWAALDGNVEIMRLIVDRGAPFDLPCLGIQGPRPIHWACRKGHTAVVQVLLQAGVAVNAADFKGLTPLMTACMFGRTATAAYLLGMGALNHLVDINGDTAMHWAAYKGHADLIRLLMYSGANLQNSDHFGSTPLHLACLSGNVTCVKVIAEKVIISGYWWFNISLYLACFQSNIDLEPLDKNDKTPLMLAQSHRHFDIVQVLQSEIKKRKTWFPPISEVWGLLFGKGGHSKAPLCFFLCSVLLWGYPMYVIRCIPITWNILRASHYCFIYWNIVMWVCWIVANRKNPGYLPMNTDSYHRAIKQIPYHDKWKKRNTMINRLCHTCKCLRPLRAKHCRICNRCVSYFDHHCPFIYNCVGLRNRTWFFLFVMSVAINCSFSIYFATYCIAIEGFGVMYILGLVEAFVFSGLGWILTCTSVLHACMNLTTNEMFNYKRYPYLRDRRGRYYNPFSRGPIFNLIEFFFCTPEEYEDDYNYEYI
- the LOC123310117 gene encoding juvenile hormone acid O-methyltransferase-like codes for the protein MGVSPEKFQKVVFLLEFVPKIFREHADLFKFTKKNNFSMIDIGTGPGTMLLQIENQLPKHYKEIIGTDRAETMIEYFDSVPKDSRITSRILDISAEKMPADLTGRFDFAFSSFCFGYVPDLRKTFKNCNELLKPEGETFFAWSIRSHIPEIYRSLSKIDKWAPYTSDYKNWKSLIEYEDPIGTLSDHLKAAGLEKLKIAEYEDFAFQDPEDVMLETFESQDHIRSRIPQIDQQMYKEEFDRIVRTEQIIYGQKPKIPFPSVAVIAKKN